Genomic window (Cardiocondyla obscurior isolate alpha-2009 linkage group LG06, Cobs3.1, whole genome shotgun sequence):
CACCCCATCGACACCTTAAATACTTTGATAAACGGTTCCctgtgtaatttatataaaaaaaaaactttttggTTAACTTATTAACCATAGAAGcctaataacattaataacgcaaaaaattatatcactaATTTCTTCAGTTCATTAAACAAGACTGAACTTGATAtgatttttatgatttttcgaatttaattctaattttagtgATTGCATCGTTTGGTAAAGCCATTAAATGGAATGTTTCGATTACATCAGCAATATGTAATGGATGTGGATATTGAAAATtgaatatcaaaatttttattttctgcccTACATTACATTTATACGTATGGATGATGTGGATATATTTTTCCTATCAATCTGTTGTTGTAACGTTAGAGTGCTGTGCgatgaaacaataaaaaaagaaataaaaacaacacctattcatattattaaaaaataattgtcacaattgatataaaaattattattagtgaTTTCTCTATCACGATTTTATTCTGtgtatcaaatttaatttagctgAACTGATTTCGATCTTAATGTGTCATAAAATTTAgcatttctataaataattctcaGGCAAGAAACTCCCGGCCAACTAGAAAGACCACATCCGTTAAAATATTGCGCTAAAGTCGAATTCCGGTTAAGCGGTTATTTAGTATTTATTCTCAATGGTAATGTCTTCACTCGCATTTGAAGTTTTAAGCAGGACTTTTTAACGTTTTGTAAACGATTTGAATAATATCgtgtagaatatttttattaatacttcgATATTATTCAAATTCGTTTATTTAACTTGTACAAAACTCAAGTGCATTTGCCATTAAACTGCAATTTAtccaattttatatattcaatCTGTTGAATGTAAAGGATGTCCCATAGTAAACGGACActgtataagtaataaaacaatttatagtaattaattgtaacaaagttctatttgtttgtttaaaataaaataactagtGCAGTTTGACAAATCTATTAGTCAGGCACATATTAgtttgcatattaattttgcattcttatatgtaagtatttttaatagttcGCGACAATTTAATGACAAGTAATTTATTGATATCCGGTGAATTAGCAATGTAGAatctaaaaatacaaaaggTATATTTTAAACCATGACACCGCGCTGTGCCAGCAACTGCTTCCTTTGGTGAAGACTTGGTGAATCTATGGTAATCTCGTCGTTTTTCACGCTGTCGAATGACTTGGaagttttgaaattatttaggACGTTCAAGCAATTGTTGCTTGTCATTTCGAACGATTTGGAACTCCTTAACGACGCGCTAGCTAACTTTCTGATAGTTTCAGAAATAGGATACTTGAAGTCcaccttttctctttctttttccttgaCTCTTTGATTATCGTTAATATCGTTCATCTCCAACAAGGAATCTTTCTTCTCCTCCTGCTGGTCTGTTTTCAAATCCTCGTGTTTTGTTCTCTGATTCTCACTGCTATCGGTTCTGTTCGCTGTCACTGACTCTGACTTATTCTCTCTATTATTCATAAATGGGTCTAATCGCGGACGTTCgctctcctcttcctcctttttGTCGTCTTGACCTAGTAAGGACTTTGGTGGTGCTTCAACGTAACCGCTCTCGTCGCTGTCGACCTCTTCGTCGAGCGAATCTAAAGTTAGGAACGAAGTCTCCTCGTTTTCCAAAAATTCGTGGCCCATCCTTCCAGGAAATTTTTCATTCGCTCGCCTTTCTCTCTTCTGCGAATCCTCGATCCTGTTCATCATCTCTCCTCTCGGACGATAGTCCACTACGTCGTCGAGGTCTTCAACGTCCTCGAAATCGAACATGTTCGAAGTCGTGTCTTCCatttcctcttcctcctcctccatTGACTCTTCTTCCTCGTTCCTCAGGGGAAACCTCTTCATAGGGTTTATTGAAGTGAAACGAGGACTTCCCGCACACGTCATGAAATGCGGCGAGCCTTCCGAATTCCTGCGCGGTCCGGATCCCCTGGTAATCCGATCCTCCGTGAAGATAACTCTCTTCATGGACCCTCGTTGATCGTTTTGATCTAGAAAACGTATTTTAAAGGTAAACAACTTATCACGCGATAATATTATAACTTAATACGCCATGCATTAACTAGTACAACTCGTCGAGCAACTGCCCTTTCGGCGTTATTATGTAAATATTGGAACTCCCGTCATTACCCTTCTAAAAAACAAAGATGTGATATATaacttttcaaatataaaaaaatcacgcgtcaagagaaaattaattgaacgttatcaaaatataaaatgttaaaaataaatcatttatcaAACATATCGTCGATATCGAGTAGTTTCAGTTCGCTTATCTGTTTATAACGCCAAAGCAGTACAAGAAATTTGTGCCAGCAAATTACGCAGAGTTTATCTGTTTTAGTGTTATCACGAGGTTAATgcaaaaactttattttacattcacGATAATTGTCCTTGCGTGATATCTTAAAGTACAAAAACTCATACACTAtcaataaagatatatttgcaacattaaaaaaaaaaaaaaacgctcaCTAAAATTTCGAAACGATTCGCGTGAGCGATGATGCATAAGTAATACTAACTCTGAGCGAGCTGCTCTTCCGGGCCCATGGCTCTCTCTTCGCTGGTTGCCGTGCTGGCGGTCTCGCATCCGCTGGAGATGCTGCCGTTCTCGTCGGACTCGCGGTTAAGAGCATCCAGCAATCTAGCTATCCTCCAGCCATCCTGATCTTCCCAGCTACGCGCGACGTTTTCCAAGGAGCGCAATTCCTCTAGCAGCCTCTTCTGCTCGATCTCTTCGGCTACTGTGTCTTCCTCGATCGCCGACAGCTTTGGCGCGCTCTTCGATCTTTCTAAGGGCGGTCGATAGTTCTGGCCACCAGTGCTTAAAAGCAGCTTCCTGCGCGGCAACGACGGGTTGTCGTACAGAGCGTTTGCCAGAGACAATCTGTAATAATTCGAGAAAAATACGTTGACACAAATTACGTCAGTGCatacagtattttttttttatttttaattttttttttttaataaatttaaattcgaatTTATCAACTTGACGAATTAACTCTTTGGTCTTTTTCCGACGAAAGAGTGAATTTCCAGATAACGCGGTAAGGATAATAGCAAATTGGAGGCATTAGAACGCTTTTGCAAAGTGCTAGAGTATATTTGACCCGCGACTGGGAAACATTGACCCGAATGCAGCATCGGTGAATGCCGAGCGGCGATCGCTTCCCGTCCCGGATCGTGACTCGATCGCGCGCATAACGATCTACAATCGTGACCGGAATCATGACTTCTATACGGTGGATGCGCGAGTGAGCGTGCGTGCGTAACTGCGTGTGGCTCTTGAAGAATAAAGATAGgaaatttctcttttctctcgattAAAAGGGGGGAGGTATTTGCGACGTAACGACCATGTAACGAACGAGGCATggtaaaaagattttgaaaaataaataaaataaaaaaaaaataaaaaaaaaaagacaagaaaAATGCGAGGAATGCACGCCGTTGCCCGACATTGAAATGAGCCTAACGGAAACTCAGAAAGCACCGTGTTTGAGAAATTGTGCCACGATTAATCGTAGTCGGGTCAGTTTTAATGATTCCCCCAAGCAGATTTATCTAAATGATTTTCAGATAATTAGACTTGAGGAATTTCAGGCAAGAGACCGCGGACCTATCCTCGCGTGTTGTATAAACGGCGCAATGCAAACACAGCATTTTATCTTACAATTTACCTGTAAATTTTCCTAACACGCAATTCTAATACTTGACGATACTTGCTACtttccaattaattatttgccgaTTTTAAACAACGTTAATAATACTTGGTGAATTCCCGTTTACCCCTATTATCGCtaagaaataagataaaattacgatTCGCTCTTGAATTCGTCCCTAAGCTCAGCGATACCGCGGCGATCAACGAGTTCGCCGCTAAAGTAACGCCGCTCACTCGCTTAAGTTTCAGTTTGCGTACTTTCAGCGACGCGATACCGCTGCTCTCACCTGGCGTTCTGCCTGGAGACCTTGTCCCGACGGAATTCCATGAGCGCCTGTTGCAGCCTGGCGTTCAAGATCGAGGCGAGCCTTCTCGCGGTGGACTCCTTGCTGCAGAGAGCCGCGTGGCACCTGAGCTCGGGCCGGAGTCTGCGACCCTCGTGTCGGTACACCCAGACAAAAAGGCGCGGGTGGGTGGCCGGAGCCGTGCAATATGTCACGCGATGGGCCCAGTACTCGGTGAGCCCGTGATCCTTCGTGGTCGCGGTCAGTCCGCCGTTGGTCACCGTCAGCCTCATGGAGACATCGGGCCTGCTGCTGGTCACGTAATTCCGCCACAGGGTCGACACGGGCTTCTCGACGCAGCCCTCACCTATATAAGAAGAAACGTttggattaattaaagagaTCCAGAGACCGCGACAAGCGAAACCACCGGCTGGACCAACGGAATCTCGCGACGTCTCCTCCGCGCAGTGAGACTTTCTACGGTTTATCATGAACATCGAGATGCAAAAATACTGCGTGCCGCGCGGTTCAGCGCGGTCGCTTTAAGACAGATCTTACGCGCTCGCATACCTGCGTGTACCTATTGCAACATCTCGGCCGCGCTCGAGCGAGACAGCGCCGTTCCACGTACGTACTCCGGGGCATATCCTGACTTTCGATACAGTTCGATTCGCCGCTACGCGCCGGCTTGGATCGCGTTACCAATTTAGAGATACAGGAAACGCGAGTACTGTTACTCTGGGCTCGAAAGCAAACGGCGAGCGAAATAGAGGAGAGGTAGAATGGCGAAGACAGGAGAGGAAAAGCGAggcggaggaaaagagagaagagactCGGGGCAGGTAGATGCACGCTGGAATCTCCCGCGATCTCCTGAtcatcgcaaaaaaaaaaaataaaaatctgcaGCACGTGTACTTGTTTACCGATGCAAATTTGAATGATATCACGATTGCACTCTGTGTCACGAGTGTGATGACGAATTCGATCCCCTCCTACGTAG
Coding sequences:
- the LOC139103632 gene encoding myb-like protein X; amino-acid sequence: MKTMGDVVADPIDETDGTVQPSAGKEFGHKTLRSLKRGLGRLWRRHRGNVSITEYDPSYKVAYLGNVLTGWAKGEGCVEKPVSTLWRNYVTSSRPDVSMRLTVTNGGLTATTKDHGLTEYWAHRVTYCTAPATHPRLFVWVYRHEGRRLRPELRCHAALCSKESTARRLASILNARLQQALMEFRRDKVSRQNARLSLANALYDNPSLPRRKLLLSTGGQNYRPPLERSKSAPKLSAIEEDTVAEEIEQKRLLEELRSLENVARSWEDQDGWRIARLLDALNRESDENGSISSGCETASTATSEERAMGPEEQLAQNQNDQRGSMKRVIFTEDRITRGSGPRRNSEGSPHFMTCAGSPRFTSINPMKRFPLRNEEEESMEEEEEEMEDTTSNMFDFEDVEDLDDVVDYRPRGEMMNRIEDSQKRERRANEKFPGRMGHEFLENEETSFLTLDSLDEEVDSDESGYVEAPPKSLLGQDDKKEEEESERPRLDPFMNNRENKSESVTANRTDSSENQRTKHEDLKTDQQEEKKDSLLEMNDINDNQRVKEKEREKVDFKYPISETIRKLASASLRSSKSFEMTSNNCLNVLNNFKTSKSFDSVKNDEITIDSPSLHQRKQLLAQRGVMV